Proteins found in one Arthrobacter pascens genomic segment:
- a CDS encoding 1,4-alpha-glucan branching enzyme yields the protein MSQPILTPSLNALLREWLPRQRWFPVKSADFALEPAGSLSLEDPAGQAKLEVFLLAVTSRSADGRERTDVVQVPLSYRAASLAGKERALVGEDGTSDAGSPWIYDGVHDPAFVSAWLELIRTEADSATGGATGHRAPSNHRLPTAHGVVKVLAGEQSNSSVIVDDGESAAIVKFFRVLSEGTNPEVEVGAALTAAGTAEVPATLGWVRGEWQQGNGSQEPDGVPALARPVEGELAVAHEFLAGGRDAWRLAVDAARTGADFTAEARALGAATATVHRRLAEALGSSEETVPGQVIAPGVAQRVRQAWTEAGAAVGPYDQALSALLGELDGVAAGPLQRIHGDLHLGQILQVPEHGGEPERWAILDFEGEPLRPIAERNFPDVPLRDVVGMLRSFDYAAGAAEREYQGARVPASWVDDCADAFLAGYAGVTPGTIDRRSPLFMALWLDKALYEVVYELRNRPDWLAIPLNASRRLLSAKGSGDTAGAASEGNKMTGSARTDRPHVPLHVDSETLARVANGEHHAPHSVLGAHLDDHGHVTIRTVKHLAASVSVVTAAGSVPMVHEANGVWAAVLDPLQPGHVPDYRLEVTYPGAEPVTVDEPYRYLPTVGEVDLHLIGEGRHEKLWEVLGAHVQHYKSSLGDVDGVSFAVWAPNAQAVRIKGDFNSWDGREHSLRSLGSSGVWEVFLPGVLAGACYKFEIRTKAGYWVEKADPLAFGTEVPPLTASKVVEPSYVFKDTEWMEARAQRDPHNSPMSVYEVHLGSWRLGLGYRELAKELVEYVKWLGFTHVEFMPVAEHPFGGSWGYQVTSYFAPTSRFGHPDEFRFLVDALHQAGIGVLLDWVPAHFPKDAWALAQFDGEPLYEHADPNMGEHPDWGTLIFDFGRTEVRNFLVANALYWLDEFHIDGLRVDAVASMLYLDYSREDGQWSPNRFGGNENLEAMSFLQEVNATVYKTHPGAVMIAEESTAFPGVTAPTSHGGLGFGLKWNMGWMHDSLKYASEDPVNRKWHHGTVTFSMVYAFTENFLLPISHDEVVHGKGSMLRKMPGDRWQQLANLRAFLAYQWAHPGKQLIFMGTEFGQESEWSEQHGLDWWLADIPAHRGVQLLTKDLNALYSSTPALYSRDNEPGGFQWINGGDADRNALTFVRWDTEGNPLVCAVNFSGGPHVGYELGVPAVGTWTEVLNTDSSAYGGSGVLNSGELTASAEGLHGQPATLTVTLPPLGVAFFKPGAATAG from the coding sequence ATGAGCCAACCCATCCTCACCCCCTCCCTGAACGCACTCCTTCGGGAATGGCTGCCTCGTCAGCGCTGGTTCCCGGTGAAGTCAGCTGATTTCGCGCTTGAACCGGCCGGTAGCCTGAGCCTCGAGGATCCGGCCGGGCAGGCCAAACTTGAGGTTTTCCTGCTGGCGGTGACGTCCCGCTCGGCGGACGGCCGAGAGCGCACCGACGTCGTCCAGGTCCCGTTGAGCTACCGTGCGGCGTCGCTTGCCGGAAAGGAGCGGGCACTGGTCGGCGAGGACGGAACCAGCGACGCTGGGTCGCCGTGGATTTACGACGGCGTCCACGATCCTGCCTTCGTCTCTGCATGGCTGGAGCTGATCCGGACCGAAGCCGACTCCGCTACGGGCGGAGCTACCGGCCATCGGGCGCCGTCGAACCACCGCCTGCCCACGGCGCACGGAGTGGTCAAGGTCTTGGCGGGCGAGCAGTCCAACAGTTCAGTAATTGTTGACGACGGCGAGTCGGCCGCGATCGTGAAATTCTTCCGGGTGCTTTCGGAAGGGACGAATCCCGAGGTGGAAGTAGGTGCCGCGCTGACTGCCGCCGGCACCGCAGAAGTGCCCGCCACGCTTGGCTGGGTCCGCGGCGAGTGGCAGCAGGGGAACGGCTCTCAGGAGCCCGATGGGGTGCCGGCCCTTGCCCGCCCAGTCGAGGGTGAGCTTGCCGTGGCCCACGAGTTCTTGGCCGGAGGCCGCGACGCCTGGCGCCTGGCAGTCGATGCAGCCCGCACCGGAGCTGACTTCACAGCCGAAGCCCGCGCCCTTGGTGCGGCCACGGCCACCGTCCATCGAAGGCTCGCGGAGGCCCTTGGCTCGTCCGAAGAGACGGTCCCCGGTCAGGTTATCGCCCCCGGAGTAGCCCAGCGTGTCCGGCAGGCATGGACGGAGGCCGGCGCCGCCGTCGGGCCTTACGACCAAGCCCTCAGCGCGCTGCTGGGCGAACTCGACGGCGTGGCCGCCGGACCGCTGCAGCGGATCCACGGCGACCTGCACCTCGGGCAGATCCTGCAGGTTCCAGAGCACGGCGGGGAGCCCGAACGCTGGGCCATCCTGGATTTTGAAGGTGAGCCGCTCCGGCCAATCGCCGAACGAAATTTCCCCGACGTCCCGCTTCGCGATGTGGTGGGGATGCTACGTTCCTTCGACTACGCCGCGGGTGCCGCCGAACGCGAGTATCAAGGTGCCCGTGTTCCGGCGTCGTGGGTGGATGATTGCGCCGACGCGTTCCTTGCAGGCTATGCCGGCGTCACACCTGGCACCATCGACCGCCGTTCGCCACTCTTTATGGCATTGTGGCTGGACAAGGCGCTCTACGAAGTTGTTTATGAATTGCGGAACCGACCTGACTGGCTGGCGATTCCATTGAACGCGTCCAGACGGCTCCTCAGCGCTAAAGGCTCCGGCGATACGGCCGGGGCGGCATCGGAAGGTAACAAAATGACAGGCTCAGCACGTACTGATCGGCCCCACGTGCCGCTTCACGTGGATTCAGAAACCTTGGCCCGGGTGGCGAACGGGGAGCACCACGCCCCGCACTCGGTTTTGGGCGCCCACCTGGATGACCATGGCCACGTGACCATCCGGACGGTCAAGCACCTTGCTGCATCCGTGTCCGTGGTAACCGCCGCCGGTTCGGTGCCCATGGTTCACGAGGCCAACGGGGTGTGGGCGGCCGTGCTTGATCCGCTGCAGCCGGGCCACGTGCCCGATTACCGGTTGGAAGTAACCTATCCCGGTGCCGAGCCCGTTACGGTGGACGAACCGTACCGCTATCTGCCCACGGTTGGTGAAGTGGATCTGCACCTTATCGGGGAGGGCCGTCACGAGAAGCTGTGGGAAGTGTTGGGCGCCCACGTCCAGCACTACAAATCGTCACTCGGCGACGTTGATGGCGTGTCGTTTGCCGTCTGGGCGCCGAATGCGCAGGCAGTCCGGATCAAGGGTGACTTCAACTCATGGGACGGCCGCGAACATTCCCTCCGTTCACTGGGCTCGTCAGGCGTGTGGGAAGTCTTCCTGCCAGGCGTTTTAGCGGGGGCGTGCTACAAATTCGAGATCAGGACCAAGGCCGGCTACTGGGTTGAAAAGGCCGATCCCCTCGCCTTCGGCACCGAGGTCCCACCACTGACGGCTTCCAAGGTGGTGGAGCCGTCCTACGTCTTCAAGGACACCGAGTGGATGGAAGCCCGTGCCCAGCGGGACCCGCACAACTCGCCCATGAGCGTGTACGAAGTCCACCTGGGCTCCTGGCGCCTTGGACTCGGCTACCGCGAGCTGGCCAAAGAGTTGGTGGAGTACGTCAAGTGGCTGGGATTCACCCACGTTGAGTTCATGCCGGTGGCCGAGCACCCGTTCGGTGGGTCCTGGGGCTACCAGGTCACGTCCTACTTCGCCCCCACCTCGCGGTTCGGGCACCCCGACGAATTCCGCTTCCTCGTGGACGCCCTGCACCAGGCTGGAATCGGCGTGCTCCTGGACTGGGTCCCCGCACACTTCCCCAAGGACGCATGGGCACTTGCACAGTTCGACGGCGAGCCGCTGTACGAGCATGCCGATCCCAACATGGGTGAGCACCCCGACTGGGGGACACTCATTTTCGACTTCGGCCGGACCGAGGTCCGGAACTTCCTGGTGGCCAACGCGCTCTACTGGCTCGACGAATTCCACATCGACGGGCTCCGAGTGGACGCCGTCGCATCGATGCTGTACCTCGACTACTCCAGGGAAGACGGGCAATGGTCTCCGAACCGCTTCGGCGGAAATGAAAACCTGGAAGCCATGTCATTCCTCCAGGAAGTCAACGCCACGGTATACAAGACCCACCCCGGTGCAGTGATGATTGCCGAGGAGTCCACTGCCTTCCCCGGAGTGACAGCACCCACCAGCCACGGCGGCCTGGGCTTTGGCCTTAAGTGGAACATGGGCTGGATGCACGACTCCCTCAAGTACGCCTCCGAGGACCCGGTCAACCGCAAATGGCACCACGGCACCGTGACGTTCTCCATGGTCTACGCCTTCACAGAGAACTTCCTGTTGCCCATCAGCCACGATGAAGTAGTCCACGGCAAGGGCTCCATGTTGCGGAAGATGCCAGGCGACCGCTGGCAGCAACTCGCCAACCTGCGTGCCTTCCTCGCATACCAGTGGGCGCACCCCGGCAAACAGCTCATCTTCATGGGTACAGAGTTCGGACAGGAATCGGAATGGTCCGAACAGCACGGGCTGGACTGGTGGCTCGCCGACATTCCCGCGCACCGTGGCGTTCAGCTGTTGACCAAGGACCTGAACGCGCTTTACAGCTCAACGCCGGCCCTCTACTCCCGGGACAACGAACCGGGCGGCTTCCAGTGGATCAACGGTGGCGATGCGGACCGCAACGCACTGACCTTTGTCCGCTGGGACACGGAAGGTAACCCGCTGGTCTGCGCCGTGAACTTCTCGGGCGGGCCGCACGTCGGTTATGAGCTGGGAGTACCTGCTGTCGGCACCTGGACGGAAGTGCTCAACACCGACTCGTCCGCCTATGGCGGCTCGGGCGTACTGAACAGCGGCGAGCTGACAGCCAGTGCCGAAGGCCTGCATGGGCAGCCCGCGACACTGACTGTCACGTTGCCTCCGCTGGGCGTTGCTTTCTTCAAGCCCGGAGCCGCGACGGCGGGTTAA